Proteins encoded by one window of Polyodon spathula isolate WHYD16114869_AA chromosome 16, ASM1765450v1, whole genome shotgun sequence:
- the LOC121328897 gene encoding metalloproteinase inhibitor 2-like, translated as MSTPVPGLLSLVLLLLTLRLQELVEACSCAPAHPQQAFCNSEIVIRAKITGEKMVSSSNSSLSHFKMIQYEIKLVKMFKGFEKFKDIQYVYTPPYSSLCGVKLEVNNKAQYLLSGRVWEDGRVLIGLCDFIAPWDNLSMSQKKSLNHRYEMGCDCKISRCYTLPCSITAENECLWTDWLTDKSLNGHQAKHFACIKRTDGSCSWYRGDSPPEKEFMDISDP; from the exons ATGAGTACTCCTGTTCCTGGCTTGCTGTCCCTTGTACTGCTTCTTCTGACCCTAAGACTTCAGGAGCTGGTGGAGGCATGCAGCTGTGCTCCAGCACACCCTCAGCAGGCTTTCTGTAATTCCGAAATAG TAATTCGGGCCAAAATTACTGGTGAAAAGATGGTTTCCTCCAGCAACAGCTCCTTATCCCACTTCAAGATGATCCAGTATGAAATCAAACTAGTAAAG ATGTTCAAAGGCTTTGAAAAGTTCAAGGATATCCAATACGTGTACACCCCTCCTTATTCGTCGCTGTGTGGTGTAAAGCTTGAAGTTAATAACAAGGCCCAATATCTGCTGTCAG GCAGGGTGTGGGAGGATGGGAGAGTTTTGATTGGCCTGTGTGATTTCATTGCGCCCTGGGACAATCTTTCAATGTCACAAAAGAAGAGCCTCAATCACAGATATGAAATGGGCTGCGACTGCAAA ATTTCCAGATGCTACACTTTGCCTTGCTCTATCACCGCAGAAAATGAGTGCCTTTGGACAGACTGGCTGACAGATAAGAGCCTGAACGGGCACCAGGCCAAGCACTTTGCCTGCATCAAGCGCACCGATGGCTCCTGCAGCTGGTATCGAGGAGACTCTCCCCCGGAGAAAGAGTTCATGGACATTTCAGACCCTTAA